One Acropora palmata chromosome 2, jaAcrPala1.3, whole genome shotgun sequence genomic window carries:
- the LOC141870313 gene encoding trypsin-like: MNSFVVFVFVILCTRIQGGLIPEEDILEDGSGSPPPPASPSPPGPVPPTPGPGPSPLPSSCGARPNSNARIVGGSETVKNSIPWQAMLRTDGGQFCGGSLIHPQWVLTAAHCVMSESESSFKIWLGAHRREEKEDTTQEFSVAKIVRHPKYSSSTMENDMALIKLDRPSILGPGVGLVCLGDDSHHLPLDDLNNQCLISGWGTLSSGGSQPNTLQEVMVPLVSPSECGRVYGQTMHSSMLCAGFKSGGKDSCQGDSGGPLVCQFSGKYFLEGATSFGKGCADPEAYGVYAKVRDLRQFIDSNIRG; the protein is encoded by the exons ATGAACAGTTTTGTGGTATTCGTCTTTGTCATCCTGTGCACCAGAATTCAAG gAGGTCTTATCCCAGAGGAAGACATCCTTGAAGATGGATCAGGCTCTC CGCCGCCCCCAGCCTCGCCCAGTCCTCCCGGTCCAGTTCCACCAACACCTGGTCCTGGCCCAAGTCCATTGCCCTCGTCATGTGGGGCTCGTCCAAATTCTAACGCAAGGATTGTTGGTGGAAGCGAAACAGTAAAGAACAGCATTCCATGGCAGGCCATGTTGCGAACTGATGGTGGTCAATTCTGTGGCGGTTCGCTGATCCATCCTCAGTGGGTTCTGACGGCAGCACATTGTGTGATGAGCGAGTCAGAAAGCAGCTTCAAAATTTG GCTTGGTGCTCACCGTcgagaagagaaagaagataCGACACAAGAATTTTCCGTGGCTAAAATTGTTCGACATCCCAAATACAGCAGTTccacaatggaaaatgataTGGCGCTAATCAAACTTGACCGGCCATCCATCCTTGGGCCTGGGGTGGGCCTAGTATGCCTTGGAGACGACAGCCATCATCTGCCTCTAGACGATCTCAACAATCAGTGCCTGATAAGTGGCTGGGGAACTCTTAGTTCCGGCGGATCACAACCTAACACATTACAAGAAGTCATGGTGCCTCTTGTATCTCCGTCAGAGTGTGGGAGGGTCTACGGCCAAACTATGCATTCTTCTATGCTGTGCGCTGGTTTCAAAAGTGGTGGCAAAGACAGTTGCCAAGGAGACAGTGGCGGTCCTTTGGTGTGCCAGTTCAGTGGGAAGTACTTTTTAGAAGGTGCTACGAGCTTTGGAAAAGGATGCGCCGACCCTGAAGCTTATGGAGTGTATGCCAAAGTGCGGGATCTGAGGCAATTCATTGATAGTAATATCCGAGGGTAA
- the LOC141873619 gene encoding LOW QUALITY PROTEIN: chymotrypsin-like elastase family member 2A (The sequence of the model RefSeq protein was modified relative to this genomic sequence to represent the inferred CDS: substituted 1 base at 1 genomic stop codon) yields MKFMVLLFLALTFSSDAEDPSCDFEKDLCGWTQSKSDNFDWKRQQRRTPSSYTGYYVYIETSCPRRLNDSAILTFTGSNSSGVCFSFYYHMYGNTTNTLNIYSRSRKVWSKSGPPGPVTCGVSPMARVIGGADANPGNWPWQIALLLGGVFTCGGSLIAPDWIVTAAHCVASSRPPSSYSIRVGDHNRXLNEGTEETVQRKEIVSHPEYNKPSLINNDIALIRLVRPVKLGPRVGTVCLPAQGESVPVSATCYITGWGKIQHPGSAHNILQQARLPPVSNEVCARKLAQSPDVGLLEITDKMICAGVEGEPLSGCHGDSGGPYVCQSPSGNWFLQGAVSWGSPTCAASERYSVFARVAQFRNWIRQHTGV; encoded by the exons ATGAAGTTTATGGTTCTTCTTTTTCTAGCTTTGACGTTCAGCTCTGATGCTGAAG aCCCTTCctgtgattttgaaaaagatttgtGCGGCTGGACTCAGTCTAAATCGGACAACTTTGACTGGAAACGCCAACAAAGAAGAACTCCTTCTTCTTATACAG GATATTATGTTTACATAGAGACTTCCTGTCCGCGACGTTTGAATGATAGCGCAATCTTAACTTTCACGGGTTCCAACAGCAGTGGTGTTTGCTTTTCGTTTTACTATCATATGTACGGAAACACCACTAACACGCTCAACATCTACAGCAGAAGTCGAAAGGTTTGGAGCAAGAGTG GTCCACCTGGTCCGGTTACATGCGGTGTCTCACCAATGGCACGTGTTATCGGTGGAGCTGACGCAAATCCTGGAAATTGGCCATGGCAG ATCGCTCTTCTTCTTGGTGGCGTGTTCACTTGTGGAGGATCTCTTATTGCTCCTGACTGGATTGTCACTGCTGCGCATTGCGTTGCATCATCTCG GCCACCAAGTTCTTACTCTATCCGAGTAGGAGACCATAACCGATAATTAAATGAAGGAACAGAAGAGACTgtacaaaggaaagaaattgtATCTCACCCAGAGTATAACAAACCATCTCTCATAAACAATGACATCGCACTCATTCGGTTGGTAAGACCAGTCAAGTTGGGTCCACGAGTTGGAACAGTGTGTCTCCCTGCTCAAGGTGAAAGTGTTCCAGTGTCAGCGACATGTTACATTACAG GATGGGGAAAGATCCAACATCCTGGATCAGCGCACAACATCTTGCAGCAGGCAAGGCTTCCTCCAGTCTCGAATGAAGTATGCGCCAGAAAACTTGCACAATCACCAG ATGTAGGCCTTCTTGAAATTACCGACAAGATGATTTGTGCAGGTGTAGAAGGGGAACCTCTGAGCGGGTGCCATGGCGACAGTGGAGGTCCATACGTCTGTCAATCCCCAAGTGGCAACTGGTTCCTTCAGGGGGCTGTGAGCTGGGGCTCACCGACATGCGCTGCAAGCGAACGCTACTCGGTGTTCGCACGAGTGGCACAGTTCAGGAACTGGATCCGCCAGCATACCGGAGTGTGA
- the LOC141873621 gene encoding uncharacterized protein LOC141873621 — protein sequence MALSGIECPQMHWDGDNVKENWRRFKQHVELMFSGRLQSRREAKKYSYLLIWVGKKGRDIYNTWTDITADNKNNLQTYYDRFEAYVSLRANPVFAIFEFHGRVQGSSETAEQFITDLRMLAQDCDFKDSDEMIRDGIVFGTNSPKVREKLISKGSALTLDKAVELARSFEASQAQLSALAGSNINNSEESVHLVQKQHTGKGPQATQLSISQPPRGTRLCGNCGRSHNSLSNCPARGQTCLYCKKPHHFAEVCKSKAPQICAESTLSAAFESIIF from the coding sequence atggCCCTAAGCGGCATCGAATGCCCCCAAATGCACTGGGACGGTGACAACGTTAAAGAAAATTGGCGTCGCTTCAAACAGCACGTGGAGCTCATGTTCTCTGGCCGGCTTCAGTCACGCCGAGAAGCCAAGAAATACAGCTACCTCCTTATCTGGGTAGGTAAAAAAGGTCGAGATATCTACAATACGTGGACCGACATCACCGCCGACAACAAGAATAACTTGCAAACATATTACGATCGCTTCGAAGCTTACGTCAGTCTAAGAGCAAATCCTGTCTTTGCCATATTTGAATTTCACGGCCGTGTTCAGGGATCGTCCGAAACAGCGGAGCAGTTCATCACAGATTTACGCATGCTCGCCCAGGACTGCGATTTCAAAGATTCTGACGAAATGATACGCGATGGCATCGTCTTCGGTACTAACTCGCCTAAGGTGAGAGAGAAGCTAATCAGTAAAGGGTCCGCACTAACACTCGATAAAGCGGTTGAACTTGCTAGATCATTCGAAGCATCTCAAGCACAACTATCTGCCCTGGCAGGCAGTAACATCAATAACTCTGAGGAATCAGTTCACTTGGTTCAAAAACAACACACAGGAAAAGGACCACAGGCAACCCAACTATCAATTTCCCAACCCCCAAGAGGAACACGGTTATGCGGAAACTGCGGGCGCTCCCACAATTCACTTTCCAACTGCCCAGCACGTGGTCAGACATGTCTGTACTGCAAAAAGCCACATCACTTCGCTGAAGTCTGCAAATCAAAAGCCCCACAGATATGCGCCGAATCAACATTATCCGCAGCATTTGAGTCgattattttttaa